The following proteins are encoded in a genomic region of Acidobacteriota bacterium:
- a CDS encoding sigma-70 family RNA polymerase sigma factor, translating into MAFLTSKKPSSPGAWDFKNGELPFADALYGAALRLTRNRQDAEDLLQETYLKAFAHYEGFTEGTNLKAWLFRILKNAFINGYRHAKVGPKEVDLGVDGDDALEAAGTRARAAANPGPEDQLVAGTMDGPVAEALAALPEDFRLVVELVDLQDFSYREVADILEVPLGTVMSRLYRGRRLLESALLEYGRRRNYLGEGEPSRTRQGAPGPKTVQLSEYRKRR; encoded by the coding sequence ATGGCATTTCTGACCAGCAAGAAGCCTTCCTCCCCGGGCGCATGGGACTTCAAGAACGGCGAGCTGCCGTTCGCGGACGCGCTCTACGGCGCCGCCCTGCGTCTCACGCGCAACCGTCAGGACGCCGAGGATCTTCTCCAGGAGACTTACCTGAAGGCGTTCGCGCACTACGAGGGCTTCACCGAGGGGACGAACCTCAAGGCGTGGCTCTTCCGCATCCTCAAGAATGCGTTCATCAACGGCTACCGGCACGCGAAAGTCGGACCGAAGGAAGTCGACCTCGGCGTCGACGGCGATGACGCCCTCGAGGCGGCCGGGACGCGCGCGCGCGCCGCGGCGAACCCGGGCCCCGAGGATCAGCTCGTCGCCGGAACGATGGACGGCCCCGTTGCCGAGGCGCTGGCGGCCCTGCCGGAGGACTTCCGCCTCGTCGTCGAGCTCGTCGATCTGCAGGACTTCTCGTACCGGGAGGTCGCCGACATCCTCGAGGTCCCGCTCGGCACGGTCATGTCGCGCCTCTACCGGGGCCGGCGCCTCCTCGAGTCGGCCCTCCTCGAGTACGGCCGGCGGCGCAACTACCTCGGCGAGGGCGAGCCCTCGCGGACGCGCCAGGGCGCGCCCGGGCCGAAGACCGTTCAGTTGTCGGAATACCGCAAGCGCCGGTAG
- a CDS encoding NADH-quinone oxidoreductase subunit J, whose amino-acid sequence MTTPFFFWFFAAIVVFGAVGVVAMRQPVHSALFLLLSFFGIAALFVTLRAEFLAAVQILVYAGGIMVLFLFTIMLVNIRKTAGEPFLHRQAGAALLVAFLLLAVVGGTIVASSRTSGLADAGQSADPAKLSTTTITRTVTETVDGKVVKTPVTEEIAGNSQAVAWSLYRDYLLPFEVASVFLLVAMIGAVVLGKRTMERVD is encoded by the coding sequence GTGACGACGCCGTTCTTCTTCTGGTTCTTCGCGGCGATCGTCGTGTTCGGCGCCGTGGGCGTCGTCGCGATGCGCCAGCCGGTCCACTCGGCGCTCTTCCTCCTCCTCTCCTTCTTCGGGATCGCGGCGCTTTTCGTCACGCTCCGCGCCGAGTTCCTCGCGGCGGTCCAGATCCTCGTCTACGCGGGCGGGATCATGGTTCTCTTCCTCTTCACGATCATGCTCGTGAACATCCGGAAGACGGCCGGAGAGCCCTTCCTGCACCGGCAGGCGGGCGCCGCGCTCCTCGTCGCGTTCCTGCTCCTCGCGGTCGTCGGCGGAACGATCGTGGCCTCCTCGCGGACGAGCGGCCTCGCGGACGCGGGCCAGAGCGCGGATCCCGCGAAGCTCTCGACGACGACGATCACCCGCACGGTGACCGAGACCGTCGACGGGAAGGTCGTGAAGACCCCCGTCACCGAGGAGATCGCCGGCAACAGCCAGGCCGTCGCCTGGAGCCTCTATCGCGACTATCTGCTGCCGTTCGAGGTGGCCTCGGTGTTCCTCCTCGTCGCGATGATCGGGGCGGTCGTCCTCGGCAAGCGGACGATGGAGCGGGTGGACTGA
- the nuoH gene encoding NADH-quinone oxidoreductase subunit NuoH yields MEISASVLNYVLIPAVKAVVVVILVATAAGVLTYIERRTLAFLQVRKGPNRVGPEGILQFVADVVKLLTKEDVVPAKAQHFVHFLAPVLVMVPGLAVFAVLPWGPEFTMRIPGLGKITTAWYATDLNVSLLLLLAITSVGIYGIILGGWASNSKYALLGGLRSAAQLISYEVPMGFAVVSAILMARSLSLVEIVEAQRTHHMWFILPGLVSFFLYFVSGVAETNRIPFDLPEAESELVAGFHTEYSGFRWAIFFLTEYANMITISAVATALFFGGWLRPFPNVAALGFLDVIPGVIWYVLKVSCFLFVYIWFRGTFPRYRFDQLMALGWKTLIPISLVNLVLVAVAALAGFRGLRILGTILWVAAIGAFVIVTRLKAAKKPPATRLIPAPVGAQKAEA; encoded by the coding sequence ATGGAAATTTCCGCGAGCGTCCTGAACTACGTCCTCATCCCGGCCGTCAAGGCCGTGGTGGTCGTGATCCTCGTCGCCACGGCGGCGGGCGTCCTCACGTACATCGAACGCCGGACTCTCGCGTTCCTCCAGGTGAGGAAGGGCCCGAACCGCGTAGGGCCGGAGGGCATCCTTCAGTTCGTCGCGGACGTCGTGAAGCTCCTGACGAAGGAAGACGTCGTCCCCGCGAAGGCGCAGCACTTCGTCCACTTCCTCGCGCCGGTCCTCGTGATGGTGCCCGGACTCGCGGTCTTCGCGGTCCTGCCGTGGGGTCCCGAGTTCACGATGAGGATCCCCGGCCTCGGCAAGATCACGACGGCCTGGTACGCGACGGACCTCAACGTCTCGCTGCTCCTCCTTCTCGCGATCACGTCGGTGGGGATCTACGGGATCATCCTCGGGGGCTGGGCGTCGAACTCGAAGTACGCGCTCCTCGGCGGCCTGCGCTCGGCGGCACAGCTCATAAGCTACGAGGTCCCGATGGGCTTCGCGGTCGTGAGCGCGATCCTCATGGCGCGCTCGCTGTCCCTCGTCGAGATCGTCGAGGCGCAGCGGACGCACCACATGTGGTTCATCCTGCCCGGCCTCGTCTCGTTCTTCCTCTACTTCGTGTCCGGCGTCGCCGAGACGAACCGCATCCCGTTCGACCTGCCCGAGGCCGAGAGCGAGCTCGTCGCGGGCTTCCACACGGAGTATTCGGGCTTCCGGTGGGCGATCTTCTTCCTGACCGAGTACGCGAACATGATCACGATCTCGGCGGTCGCGACGGCGCTCTTCTTCGGCGGCTGGCTGCGGCCGTTCCCGAACGTCGCCGCCCTCGGGTTCCTCGACGTGATTCCGGGCGTGATCTGGTACGTCCTGAAGGTCTCGTGCTTCCTCTTCGTGTACATCTGGTTCCGCGGGACGTTCCCGCGCTACCGGTTCGACCAGCTCATGGCGCTCGGGTGGAAGACCCTGATCCCGATCTCCCTCGTGAACCTCGTCCTCGTCGCGGTCGCGGCGCTGGCCGGGTTCCGCGGGCTCCGGATCCTCGGCACGATTCTCTGGGTCGCCGCCATCGGCGCCTTCGTGATCGTGACGCGGCTCAAGGCGGCGAAGAAGCCGCCCGCGACGCGCTTGATTCCGGCGCCGGTCGGCGCCCAAAAGGCGGAGGCCTGA
- a CDS encoding AtpZ/AtpI family protein, protein MSGAAGPGNDDGSGGDRGFARYFADVLTFGWVLPAAIAAGAGLGWVLDKVFGLFPVLTAALALVGLVAGLRQIYRESGVLSRSGKGPGSGNA, encoded by the coding sequence ATGAGCGGCGCCGCCGGTCCCGGGAATGACGACGGTTCGGGCGGGGACCGGGGTTTTGCGCGCTACTTCGCCGACGTCCTGACGTTCGGGTGGGTCCTGCCGGCGGCCATCGCCGCGGGCGCCGGCCTCGGCTGGGTCCTGGACAAGGTCTTCGGCCTGTTCCCGGTCCTGACGGCCGCCCTGGCCCTCGTGGGCCTCGTTGCCGGCCTCAGGCAGATCTACCGCGAGTCGGGAGTCCTGTCCCGCAGCGGGAAGGGCCCCGGAAGTGGCAACGCCTGA
- the atpB gene encoding F0F1 ATP synthase subunit A, translated as MHHEHSIFFGFFNALLTRILGPVDGAPAWWKNGIDLGSFHIAGVAPRGEGGELLGWIPDHVAMAIVVVLFMAAFFFYASRSYRRDAPGRLQNVIEVFVDFLRGVIKENIAHGEHYLPIVGAFFFFIFFSNICGLFFFLQPPTANLNVTFALSITCFFIFNAEGIKAHGLFGYLKHFLGPMLALAPLMFLIEMIGNFARALSLSMRLYGNIYGEHTAGSIFTGLMPIVVPWPMMALGIFTALLQAYVFTLLTTVYLGGATAHEH; from the coding sequence GTGCACCACGAACATTCGATCTTCTTCGGGTTCTTCAACGCGCTCCTGACGCGCATCCTCGGGCCCGTCGACGGCGCTCCCGCCTGGTGGAAGAACGGCATCGACCTCGGGAGCTTCCACATCGCGGGCGTCGCGCCGCGCGGCGAGGGCGGCGAGCTTCTCGGCTGGATCCCCGACCACGTCGCGATGGCGATCGTCGTCGTCCTCTTCATGGCGGCGTTCTTCTTCTACGCCTCCCGGAGCTACCGCCGGGACGCCCCGGGCCGGCTTCAGAACGTGATCGAAGTCTTCGTCGACTTCCTGCGCGGCGTCATCAAGGAGAACATCGCCCACGGGGAGCATTACCTCCCGATCGTGGGGGCGTTCTTCTTCTTCATCTTCTTCTCGAACATCTGCGGCCTGTTCTTCTTCCTGCAGCCGCCCACGGCGAACCTGAACGTGACGTTCGCGCTCTCGATCACGTGCTTTTTCATCTTCAACGCCGAGGGCATCAAGGCGCACGGCCTGTTCGGGTACCTCAAGCACTTCCTCGGGCCGATGCTCGCGCTGGCGCCGCTCATGTTCCTCATCGAGATGATCGGGAACTTTGCCCGCGCGCTTTCGCTCTCGATGCGTCTCTACGGCAACATTTACGGCGAGCACACGGCCGGCAGCATCTTCACCGGCCTGATGCCCATCGTGGTCCCGTGGCCGATGATGGCCCTCGGGATCTTCACGGCGCTGCTGCAGGCGTACGTGTTCACTCTCCTGACCACCGTCTATCTGGGCGGCGCGACCGCCCACGAGCACTGA
- a CDS encoding NADH-quinone oxidoreductase subunit N — protein MPFAAADTLLILPELFLTAAGLVLLLAATVGGRERERTIAFAAIGSLVTTGLLLAVSASTAKALPQSAFGGMFVLDRFSLYFKVLMLLAAVVTILFSLRFVGASPYPSGEYYGLILFATVGMLFMASGTHLVSIVVALELMALSQYVLAGYFKRETKSLEAATKYFILGAFSSGVLIYGISLVYGATGTLSLAGIAKALGAAPATPLLIVGIILVACGMFFKIASAPFHVWAPDVYEGAPTPISAFFAVGPKLAAYAIFARIFFMGFGPRAHDWTAIVAASAALTMVVGNVGALQQTNVKRLLGYSSIGHAGYALLGLLAYGDATGIGLWAILVYLLAYAFMNLGAFGLVILLESKGYAAESVDDFNGLSKKNPWAAAAMLVFLLSLAGIPPTAGFVGKYLLFSAAMKAGWFWLSLLAVLMSAVSLFYYFRIARAMYLVDGEGELHWREEPAVTAAIAICAAGTLAMGILPGPFVAFAKSCLFP, from the coding sequence ATGCCGTTCGCCGCCGCCGACACGCTCCTCATCCTGCCGGAGCTGTTCCTCACGGCGGCGGGGCTCGTGCTGCTGCTCGCCGCGACCGTGGGCGGCCGCGAGAGGGAGCGGACGATCGCCTTCGCCGCGATCGGGTCCCTCGTCACGACCGGACTCCTGCTTGCCGTCTCGGCGTCCACCGCCAAGGCCCTGCCCCAGTCGGCCTTCGGCGGGATGTTCGTCCTCGATCGCTTCAGCCTCTACTTCAAGGTCCTGATGCTCCTCGCGGCCGTCGTGACGATCCTCTTCTCGCTGCGGTTCGTCGGCGCCTCGCCGTACCCGTCGGGCGAGTACTACGGGCTCATCCTCTTCGCGACCGTCGGCATGCTCTTCATGGCGTCCGGCACGCACCTCGTCTCCATCGTCGTCGCGCTCGAGCTCATGGCGCTGTCGCAGTACGTCCTCGCGGGCTACTTCAAGCGCGAGACGAAGTCTCTCGAGGCGGCCACGAAGTACTTCATCCTCGGCGCGTTCTCGTCGGGCGTCCTCATCTACGGCATTTCCCTCGTCTACGGCGCGACCGGGACGCTCTCCCTCGCGGGGATCGCGAAGGCCCTCGGCGCCGCGCCCGCGACGCCGCTTCTCATCGTCGGGATCATCCTCGTCGCGTGCGGCATGTTCTTCAAGATCGCCTCGGCGCCGTTCCACGTGTGGGCGCCGGACGTGTACGAGGGCGCTCCGACGCCGATCTCGGCGTTCTTCGCCGTCGGACCGAAGCTCGCGGCGTACGCGATCTTCGCGCGGATCTTCTTCATGGGCTTTGGCCCGCGTGCTCACGACTGGACCGCGATCGTGGCGGCGTCCGCCGCGCTCACGATGGTCGTCGGGAACGTCGGCGCTCTGCAGCAGACGAACGTCAAGCGCCTTCTCGGCTACTCCTCGATCGGGCACGCGGGCTACGCGCTTCTCGGCCTGCTCGCCTATGGCGACGCGACGGGCATCGGCCTCTGGGCCATCCTCGTCTATCTCCTCGCTTACGCGTTCATGAACCTCGGAGCCTTCGGCCTCGTGATCCTCCTCGAGTCGAAGGGCTACGCCGCCGAGAGCGTCGACGACTTCAACGGCCTCTCGAAGAAGAATCCGTGGGCGGCGGCCGCGATGCTCGTCTTCCTGCTGTCGCTGGCGGGGATCCCGCCGACGGCCGGGTTCGTCGGCAAGTACCTGCTCTTCTCGGCCGCGATGAAGGCCGGATGGTTCTGGCTCTCGCTCCTCGCGGTCCTCATGTCGGCCGTGTCGCTCTTCTACTACTTCCGGATCGCGCGGGCGATGTACCTCGTGGACGGGGAAGGCGAGCTGCACTGGCGCGAGGAGCCCGCCGTGACCGCGGCGATCGCGATCTGCGCGGCCGGGACGCTCGCGATGGGCATCCTCCCCGGGCCGTTCGTGGCATTCGCGAAGAGCTGCCTCTTCCCGTGA
- the nuoL gene encoding NADH-quinone oxidoreductase subunit L: MKAAAILPWIPVFPLIGFLVNGLLYLATHSKLGGKDSPKGPHGDGHGHVAHDDHGHGAHHEIPFAAVHAVVGPAAAILSCVAAFAAIFLWWGETHGHEGVVANLWTWMPLGANPTWFGGKALVVDAAFRLDALSALMLGFVTFIGSLIHVYSVGYMGHDEGFGRYFSYLNLFMFSMLTLVLGAGLPILFVGWEGVGLCSYLLIGFYWKKDYAADAGKKAFVVNRIGDFGFVLGIFGCFALFGTTDFGAMFSMAAANPAKYAAGGLMTAVCLALFIGACGKSAQIPLYVWLPDAMAGPTPVSALIHAATMVTAGVYMVARCNVFYRISHEWAMKVLGEHATVGGLLTHDASFVVAVVGGATALFAATMGLTQTDIKKVLAYSTVSQLGYMFLGCGALAFSAGMFHVFTHAWFKACLFLGAGSVIHALGGEQDMTKMGGLRKLIPHTFVTMFVATLAIAGVPGLAGFFSKDAILAETWGAGYKVLWVLAVLTAGITAFYMFRLIKMTFYGTFRGTAEQLKHVHESPASMVVPLYFLAAGAAVVGWFGIPKFILGKENSFEGFLEPVIVKLPAAWVAEAHEMTHATEWSLMLTSVGVAAFGIVLAWAFYSGAYPFAMPERIASSLGGFYRLVRDKYRVDELYEAVFVNGLIKKGGRLMWEIDARVLDLIPNGSSAVTLFASRISSWFDRTFVDGAVNGVGNTLETAWRGMRRVQSGRTQNYALTMAAGVFGFVCLYLLLR, translated from the coding sequence ATGAAGGCTGCCGCGATCCTGCCCTGGATCCCCGTCTTCCCGCTGATCGGGTTCCTCGTCAACGGGCTCCTGTACCTCGCCACCCACTCGAAGCTGGGCGGCAAGGACTCCCCGAAGGGCCCGCACGGCGACGGACACGGCCACGTAGCTCACGACGATCACGGCCACGGCGCCCACCACGAGATCCCGTTCGCGGCGGTCCACGCGGTGGTCGGCCCCGCGGCAGCGATCCTCTCCTGCGTGGCGGCCTTTGCCGCGATCTTCCTGTGGTGGGGCGAGACGCACGGCCACGAGGGCGTCGTCGCGAACCTCTGGACGTGGATGCCTCTCGGCGCGAACCCGACGTGGTTCGGCGGAAAGGCGCTCGTCGTGGACGCGGCGTTCCGGCTCGACGCGCTCTCGGCGCTGATGCTGGGTTTCGTCACGTTCATCGGCTCCCTGATCCACGTCTACTCGGTCGGGTACATGGGGCACGACGAGGGGTTCGGGCGGTACTTCTCGTACCTGAACCTCTTCATGTTCTCGATGCTCACGCTCGTTCTCGGCGCGGGCCTCCCGATCCTGTTCGTCGGCTGGGAGGGCGTGGGCCTCTGCTCGTACCTCCTGATCGGCTTCTACTGGAAGAAGGACTACGCCGCCGACGCCGGCAAGAAGGCGTTCGTCGTGAACCGCATCGGCGACTTCGGATTCGTCCTCGGGATCTTCGGCTGCTTCGCGCTGTTCGGGACGACCGACTTCGGCGCGATGTTCTCCATGGCGGCCGCCAACCCCGCGAAATACGCCGCGGGCGGCCTCATGACGGCCGTCTGCCTCGCGCTCTTCATCGGCGCGTGCGGCAAGAGCGCGCAGATCCCGCTCTACGTCTGGCTCCCGGACGCCATGGCCGGCCCGACGCCCGTCTCCGCGCTCATCCACGCCGCGACGATGGTCACGGCGGGCGTCTACATGGTCGCGCGCTGCAACGTCTTCTACCGCATCTCGCACGAGTGGGCGATGAAGGTCCTCGGAGAGCACGCCACGGTTGGCGGCCTCCTGACGCACGACGCGTCCTTCGTCGTCGCGGTCGTCGGCGGCGCGACCGCCCTCTTCGCCGCGACGATGGGCCTCACCCAGACGGACATCAAGAAAGTCCTCGCGTACTCGACGGTCTCGCAGCTCGGTTACATGTTCCTCGGCTGCGGCGCGCTCGCTTTCTCGGCGGGCATGTTCCACGTCTTCACGCACGCGTGGTTCAAGGCCTGCCTCTTCCTCGGGGCGGGCTCCGTGATTCACGCCCTCGGCGGCGAGCAGGACATGACGAAGATGGGCGGGCTCCGCAAGCTGATCCCGCACACGTTCGTCACGATGTTCGTCGCGACGCTCGCGATCGCGGGCGTCCCGGGCCTCGCGGGGTTCTTCTCGAAGGACGCGATCCTCGCCGAGACGTGGGGCGCGGGCTACAAGGTCCTCTGGGTCCTCGCCGTCCTCACGGCCGGGATCACCGCCTTCTACATGTTCCGGCTCATCAAGATGACGTTCTACGGGACGTTCCGCGGCACGGCCGAGCAGCTCAAGCACGTGCACGAGTCGCCCGCCTCGATGGTCGTGCCGCTCTATTTCCTCGCTGCCGGCGCCGCCGTCGTCGGCTGGTTTGGCATTCCGAAATTCATTCTCGGGAAAGAGAATTCCTTCGAAGGGTTTTTGGAGCCCGTCATCGTGAAGCTGCCTGCGGCCTGGGTGGCCGAGGCGCACGAGATGACTCATGCGACGGAGTGGTCGCTGATGCTCACGTCGGTCGGCGTCGCCGCGTTCGGCATCGTCCTCGCCTGGGCGTTCTACTCGGGCGCGTACCCGTTCGCGATGCCCGAGCGCATCGCGTCCTCCCTCGGCGGCTTCTACCGTCTGGTCCGGGACAAGTACCGCGTCGACGAGCTCTACGAGGCCGTCTTCGTGAACGGGCTCATCAAGAAGGGCGGTCGCCTCATGTGGGAGATCGACGCCCGCGTCCTCGACCTCATCCCGAACGGCTCGAGCGCCGTCACGCTCTTCGCCTCGAGGATCTCCTCGTGGTTCGACCGGACGTTCGTGGACGGCGCGGTGAACGGCGTCGGGAACACCCTGGAAACGGCGTGGCGCGGGATGCGCCGCGTGCAATCCGGGCGCACGCAGAACTACGCGCTGACCATGGCGGCCGGCGTTTTCGGATTCGTCTGCCTCTACCTCCTCCTGAGATGA
- a CDS encoding NADH-quinone oxidoreductase subunit M yields MNGLLSLLIFLPVVGTLAVFLVPREKPGLIRWVATLFTGAEFLLSLPLWTFTGFRTSGDFFFRETHDWIPSLGAKYALGVDGIAALLILLTTLLSFISVYSSFTAVTKREKEYYAFLLLLETGMIGVFCALDFFLFYVFWEVMLVPMYFLIGIWGGPRKLYAAIKFFLYTLAGSVVMLLAIIALYFFNTSGFLWWKGLGNAPSFDIVHFQSIASQIPPDLQIWLFWAFFIGFAIKVPMFPFHTWLPDAHVEAPTAGSVILAGVLLKMGTYGFLRFSLPICSGASRTYWVQLTVVVLSIIGIIYGSMVAMVQKDMKKLVAYSSVAHLGFVMLGLFSLNNAGIQGGILQSINHGLSTGGLFLLVGIVYERTHTRMIADYGGLSGVMPVYAMLFMVILLASIGLPLLNGFVGEFTILTGAFLADWRWAAWASLGVILGAAYMLWLYQRVFFGELTNEKNKGLEDVNLREILTLAPLIVMCFWIGLYPKPFFEMTAKSAEKIVAAVNPPAASESAPRMAAAGVK; encoded by the coding sequence ATGAACGGACTCCTCTCCCTGCTCATCTTCCTGCCGGTCGTGGGGACCCTCGCGGTCTTCCTCGTGCCGCGCGAGAAGCCGGGCCTCATCCGCTGGGTCGCGACGCTCTTCACGGGCGCCGAGTTCCTCCTTTCGCTCCCGCTCTGGACCTTCACGGGGTTCCGGACGTCGGGCGACTTCTTCTTCCGCGAGACGCACGACTGGATCCCGTCGCTCGGCGCGAAGTACGCGCTCGGCGTCGACGGAATCGCGGCGCTCCTGATCCTCCTGACGACGCTCCTCTCGTTCATCTCCGTGTACTCGTCCTTCACGGCGGTCACGAAGCGCGAGAAGGAGTACTACGCGTTCCTCCTCCTTCTCGAGACGGGGATGATCGGCGTCTTCTGCGCGCTCGACTTCTTCCTCTTCTACGTGTTCTGGGAGGTCATGCTCGTCCCGATGTACTTCCTGATCGGGATCTGGGGCGGGCCGCGGAAGCTCTACGCGGCGATCAAGTTCTTCCTGTACACGCTCGCGGGCTCCGTCGTCATGCTGCTCGCGATCATCGCCCTGTACTTCTTCAACACGTCGGGCTTCCTGTGGTGGAAGGGTCTCGGCAACGCGCCGTCGTTCGACATCGTCCACTTCCAGTCGATCGCGTCCCAGATCCCGCCGGACCTCCAGATCTGGCTCTTCTGGGCGTTCTTCATCGGGTTTGCGATCAAGGTTCCGATGTTCCCGTTCCACACGTGGCTGCCGGACGCGCACGTCGAGGCGCCGACGGCGGGCTCGGTCATCCTCGCGGGCGTTCTCCTCAAGATGGGGACGTACGGCTTCCTCCGGTTCTCGCTTCCGATCTGCTCGGGAGCCTCGCGCACCTACTGGGTGCAGCTCACGGTCGTCGTCCTCTCGATCATCGGCATCATCTACGGCTCCATGGTCGCGATGGTCCAGAAGGACATGAAGAAGCTCGTCGCGTATTCCTCGGTCGCGCACCTCGGGTTCGTCATGCTCGGCCTCTTCTCCCTGAACAACGCGGGCATCCAGGGCGGAATCCTCCAGTCCATCAACCACGGGCTTTCGACGGGCGGGCTCTTCCTTCTCGTCGGAATCGTCTACGAGCGAACGCACACCCGCATGATCGCGGACTACGGCGGCCTCTCGGGCGTCATGCCCGTCTACGCGATGCTCTTCATGGTCATCCTCCTCGCCTCGATCGGCCTGCCGCTCCTGAACGGGTTCGTCGGCGAGTTCACGATCCTCACGGGCGCTTTCCTCGCCGACTGGCGCTGGGCAGCGTGGGCGAGCCTCGGCGTCATCCTCGGCGCGGCGTACATGCTCTGGCTCTACCAGCGCGTCTTCTTCGGCGAGCTGACGAACGAGAAGAACAAGGGCCTCGAGGACGTCAACCTCCGCGAGATTCTGACGCTCGCGCCGCTCATCGTCATGTGCTTCTGGATCGGCCTCTACCCGAAGCCGTTCTTCGAGATGACCGCGAAGTCGGCCGAGAAGATCGTCGCGGCCGTGAACCCGCCCGCGGCTTCCGAGTCCGCGCCCCGCATGGCGGCCGCAGGAGTCAAGTAG
- a CDS encoding ATP synthase F0 subunit C, with protein MSAGALGALALALPNLALAEEAAKAVSSGGAGWGHFSAAFAIGLAAAAGAIAQGRTAVAACEGIARNPGAVGQIRGQAFLGLVLIESLVIYALVIAFVINGK; from the coding sequence ATGTCCGCGGGCGCCCTCGGTGCGCTCGCCCTGGCCCTCCCGAACCTCGCCCTCGCCGAAGAGGCCGCCAAGGCCGTCTCCTCCGGCGGGGCTGGATGGGGCCACTTCTCGGCTGCGTTCGCGATCGGCCTGGCCGCCGCGGCCGGCGCCATCGCCCAGGGCCGGACGGCGGTCGCGGCCTGCGAGGGAATCGCGCGCAACCCCGGCGCGGTCGGCCAGATCCGCGGCCAGGCCTTCCTCGGCCTCGTCCTGATCGAGTCGCTCGTCATCTACGCCCTCGTCATCGCTTTCGTCATCAACGGCAAGTAA
- a CDS encoding NADH-quinone oxidoreductase subunit I, with protein sequence MSFWDDVLLLDIFGGLKMTGRHLFRKADTVEYPEAAREPSDRFRGMFRLDEERCIKCTLCAIECPINIIFIDWHNEKNPQGKNEKVLDRFDVDLKRCMFCGLCEEACPTNPKSIWLRTKTYELGTYERNDALYLDIKKLTKWDENVKPFTIVEQGEGR encoded by the coding sequence GTGAGCTTCTGGGACGACGTCCTCCTCCTCGACATCTTCGGCGGCCTGAAGATGACCGGAAGGCACCTCTTCCGGAAGGCCGACACGGTGGAGTACCCCGAGGCCGCGCGCGAGCCGAGCGACCGTTTCCGGGGCATGTTCCGCCTCGACGAGGAGCGGTGCATCAAGTGCACGCTCTGCGCGATCGAGTGCCCGATCAACATCATCTTCATCGACTGGCACAACGAGAAGAACCCGCAGGGCAAGAACGAGAAGGTCCTCGACCGGTTCGACGTGGACCTCAAGCGCTGCATGTTCTGCGGCCTCTGCGAGGAGGCCTGCCCGACGAACCCGAAGTCGATCTGGCTGAGGACGAAGACTTACGAGCTCGGCACGTACGAGCGGAACGACGCCCTCTACCTCGACATCAAGAAGCTCACGAAGTGGGACGAGAACGTCAAGCCGTTCACGATCGTCGAGCAGGGGGAGGGGCGGTGA
- the nuoK gene encoding NADH-quinone oxidoreductase subunit NuoK, giving the protein MSVTHYVALSFLLFAIGVTGVLIRRNLLTVLMSIELILNAANLNLIAFSRQFGDLNGQLFTVFVITLAAGEAAIGLAIIISLYRLKNSVNLDAVSELKG; this is encoded by the coding sequence ATCTCGGTCACGCACTACGTCGCCCTCTCGTTCCTGCTCTTCGCGATCGGGGTCACCGGCGTCCTGATCCGCCGCAACCTCCTCACCGTCCTCATGTCGATCGAGCTCATCCTGAACGCCGCGAACCTCAACCTCATCGCGTTCTCGCGTCAGTTCGGCGACCTGAACGGGCAGCTCTTCACGGTCTTCGTGATCACGCTCGCCGCCGGCGAGGCCGCGATCGGCCTTGCGATCATCATCTCCCTCTACCGCCTCAAGAACTCCGTGAACCTCGACGCCGTGTCGGAGCTGAAGGGATGA
- a CDS encoding ATP synthase subunit I produces MATPEGREAPERPGRGWLRTAAVLALLAASGLAATGRFRPALALTLGASVAIVSALWLSDFLGRFAAPERSTPARFDWKLGFKAVLRYGLIGAALWASVRAFPADVPWLIGGLSTVVAAAAIDGVLEQVRGPRNGTGAAR; encoded by the coding sequence GTGGCAACGCCTGAGGGCCGCGAGGCTCCCGAGAGGCCCGGACGGGGGTGGCTTCGGACGGCCGCCGTCCTCGCCCTTCTGGCCGCCTCCGGACTGGCCGCGACGGGCCGTTTCCGGCCCGCCCTCGCCTTGACTCTGGGGGCCTCCGTGGCTATCGTCTCGGCGCTCTGGCTGTCGGATTTCCTCGGTCGCTTCGCGGCGCCCGAGCGAAGCACGCCGGCCCGATTCGACTGGAAACTCGGGTTCAAGGCCGTTCTCCGGTACGGCCTGATCGGAGCCGCCCTGTGGGCCTCCGTTCGGGCATTCCCGGCCGACGTCCCGTGGCTGATCGGGGGTCTCTCGACGGTCGTCGCCGCGGCGGCGATCGACGGGGTTCTCGAGCAGGTCCGCGGGCCGCGGAACGGAACGGGCGCGGCCCGCTGA